One genomic window of Vicugna pacos chromosome 18, VicPac4, whole genome shotgun sequence includes the following:
- the THUMPD1 gene encoding THUMP domain-containing protein 1 has translation MATPLQQPPQPGGGKRKGKAQYVQAKRARRCEGGGPRQLEPGLQGILITCNMNERKCVEEAYSLLNEYGDDMYGPEKFTDQDQQPSGSEEEDHDVEAALKKEVGDIKASTEMRLRRFQSVESGANNVVFIRTLGIEPEKLVHHILQDIYKTKKKKTRVILRMLPISGTCKAFLEDMKKYAETFLEPWFKAPNKGTFQIVYKSRNNSHMNREEVIKELAGIVGSLNSENKVDLTNPQYTVVVEIIKAVCCLSVVKDYTLFRKYNLQEVVKSTKDSSQLNPKRAAQAGNGKEATLESGDKSNQNDPAEGKNNQQVVPENSELKQTEQVSETQVINEGAAKPELTSQVAEGSESNENDLS, from the exons ATGGCGACCCCCCTCCAGCAGCCTCCTCAGCCTGGCGGCGGGAAGCGCAAAGGCAAGGCTCAGTACGTGCAGGCCAAGCGGGCTCGGCGCTGCGAGGGCGGCGGGCCCCGGCAGCTGGAGCCCGGGCTACAGGGCATTCTCATCACCTGCAACATGAACGAGCGCAAGTGCGTGGAGGAGGCCTACAGCCTGCTCAACGAATATGGCGACGACATGTATGGCCCGGAAAAG TTTACAGACCAGGATCAGCAACCCTCTGGAAGTGAGGAAGAAGACCATGATGTGGAGGCTGCCCTGAAGAAAGAAGTTGGTGACATTAAGGCATCTACAGAGATGAGACTAAGAAGATTCCAGTCTGTGGAGAGTGGAGCGAACAATGTAGTCTTCATCAGGACACTTGGGATAG aaccTGAGAAATTAGTGCATCATATTCTCCAAGACATATACAAAACCAAGAAGAAGAAGACTCGGGTTATTCTACGAATGTTACCCATCTCAGGCACATGCAAGGCTTTCTTAGAAGATATGAAAAAATATGCAGAAACATTTTTAGAACCCTGGTTTAAAGCTCCAAACAAAGGGACATTTCAGATTGTATACAAATCTCGAAATAACAGTCACATGAATAGAGAAGAAGTTATCAAAGAACTGGCAG GAATAGTGGGCAGCCTCAATTCGGAAAATAAAGTGGATCTTACCAATCCACAGTACACAGTGGTAGTAGAAATCATTAAAGCTGTCTGTTGTCTGAGTGTTGTGAAAGATTACACGTTGTTCAGAAAATACAATCTCCAAGAGGTGGTGAAGAGTACTAAGGACTCATCACAGCTTAACCCAAAGCGGGCAGCACAAGCAGGAAATGGGAAAGAAGCTACATTGGAATCTGGAGACAAATCAAATCAAAATGacccagcagaaggaaaaaataaccaGCAGGTGGTACCAGAGAATAGTGAGTTGAAGCAGACAGAACAAGTATCTGAGACACAGGTGATCAATGAGGGGGCAGCTAAACCTGAACTTACAAGTCAAGTCGCAGAAGGATCTGAGTCAAATGAAAATGATCTCTCATAG